Proteins encoded in a region of the Teredinibacter purpureus genome:
- a CDS encoding DUF4340 domain-containing protein, producing the protein MKFPIKILAVVLCAQIIVSMIINGATPTHTRETTTLLSTTLDGIDEIQIATQDQNVHLLQSGDQWKISEYGDMPVELTLINLLLDKLNKASVDWPIAQSKDAAIRLEVSEENAQKTISFSRQGKKLTSLYLGTSPGYRKIYIRKDDASEIYITELAQHDVPDEPEYWMNKSVLSVKGEITAVTTHAFALKKTTVDDNDQPNWALTSSLDGEPYRLDSNKVQAWVERFNALLVSQLIVNDNQYQRIVIQNPISTIHLTTTSGTTIRELAYAFYTMDETLYVKQFGDSPVFEIASQLADPILKATITQFAPTTQSEPDRSAALTSPEVTQ; encoded by the coding sequence ATGAAGTTCCCGATAAAAATACTTGCGGTAGTTCTTTGCGCTCAGATTATTGTGAGCATGATAATAAACGGCGCAACACCAACACACACCCGTGAGACCACTACTCTACTTAGCACCACGCTGGATGGCATAGATGAAATCCAGATTGCCACACAAGATCAAAACGTTCATTTACTGCAATCCGGCGATCAGTGGAAAATTTCTGAGTACGGCGATATGCCCGTTGAACTCACATTGATCAACCTTTTATTAGACAAACTAAACAAGGCCTCTGTCGACTGGCCAATCGCTCAGTCAAAAGACGCCGCAATCCGTTTAGAAGTCTCCGAAGAAAATGCCCAAAAAACAATTTCATTCTCTCGACAAGGCAAAAAACTCACATCACTTTACTTAGGCACCAGCCCTGGCTACCGAAAAATTTATATCAGAAAAGATGACGCCTCCGAGATCTACATCACTGAACTAGCACAACACGATGTGCCTGATGAACCCGAATACTGGATGAATAAATCCGTCTTAAGCGTAAAAGGCGAAATCACGGCAGTGACTACCCATGCCTTTGCACTGAAAAAAACAACGGTAGACGATAACGATCAGCCAAATTGGGCGCTCACATCAAGCCTTGACGGAGAGCCATACCGTCTTGATAGCAATAAGGTACAAGCGTGGGTCGAGCGTTTTAACGCATTACTCGTCAGCCAGCTGATTGTCAACGACAACCAGTATCAGCGCATTGTGATCCAAAACCCCATCAGCACTATCCATTTGACCACCACTTCTGGCACTACAATCCGTGAGTTAGCCTACGCGTTCTACACCATGGACGAGACGCTCTACGTAAAACAATTTGGCGATTCCCCTGTATTTGAAATCGCCTCCCAACTGGCCGACCCCATATTAAAAGCCACTATTACGCAATTCGCGCCCACAACCCAGAGCGAACCCGACCGCTCGGCCGCATTAACAAGCCCTGAGGTAACCCAGTAA
- a CDS encoding DEAD/DEAH box helicase produces MSEDSTGSVSTFADLNLPKHILKAITRVGYESPSPIQAATIPALLKGGDVLGMAQTGTGKTAAFALPILANIDVKKSKPQALVLCPTRELALQVAEAFQAYAADIKGFHVMPIYGGHDMRAQLRGLQRGVHVIVGTPGRLLDHLDRRSLDLSELKTLVLDEADEMLRMGFNEDVEAILEKTPNTRQIALFSATMPPPIRRVADKYLKNPEEVRIETSVTTNENIEQHYWLVSGTNKLEALTRILEVEEFDGMIVFVRTKTSTVDLAEKLNARGFSASPLNGDMNQTLRQRTVDQLKKGQLDMVIATDVAARGLDVERISHVLNYDIPYDDEAYVHRIGRTGRAGRKGKAILFVAPRERRMLRSIEKTTRQKISQMQLPSRDELIDRRATAFKTSVLEGLNNEDKGFFQKIVAELCHEQEASPEDIAAALAYLLQKDRPLLPPKEKPKAKKPEQTHKERSKDSKDGKYIPNLGNAQTLREYPEIVMERFRLAVGHKDQVTPREIVGAIANEADIDGCYIGQIKIYDNYSTVDLPAGMPNELLETLKKTRVKQRQLNIERGADSSTDGKENDSNNGKPSNRPPRANKSGEKSRKPKRTGEGKKKRKPD; encoded by the coding sequence ATGTCCGAAGACTCTACCGGTTCTGTTAGCACATTTGCCGACCTAAATCTGCCCAAGCATATACTCAAAGCAATAACCCGTGTTGGTTACGAGAGCCCGTCTCCAATTCAGGCGGCCACAATACCGGCATTGCTAAAAGGTGGTGACGTGCTTGGAATGGCACAAACAGGTACCGGTAAAACCGCAGCCTTTGCTTTACCTATACTCGCAAATATCGACGTTAAGAAAAGTAAGCCTCAGGCGCTAGTACTGTGCCCAACTCGCGAACTCGCACTACAAGTTGCCGAAGCCTTCCAAGCCTACGCAGCAGATATCAAAGGTTTTCACGTGATGCCTATATACGGTGGCCACGATATGCGTGCGCAATTACGGGGTTTGCAGCGTGGCGTACACGTTATCGTAGGCACCCCAGGCCGTTTGCTCGACCACCTAGATCGCCGCAGCTTAGATTTAAGCGAACTTAAAACACTTGTACTCGACGAAGCCGACGAAATGCTTAGAATGGGCTTTAACGAAGACGTAGAGGCCATTCTAGAGAAAACTCCCAATACACGCCAAATAGCGCTGTTCTCGGCCACAATGCCGCCGCCCATCCGCCGCGTGGCTGATAAGTACCTGAAAAACCCTGAAGAAGTCCGTATTGAAACATCCGTTACCACTAACGAAAATATCGAACAGCATTACTGGCTGGTCTCTGGCACCAATAAGCTAGAAGCACTCACCCGAATTCTAGAAGTGGAAGAATTTGATGGCATGATCGTATTCGTGCGCACCAAGACATCCACTGTCGATTTAGCTGAAAAGCTCAATGCCCGAGGTTTTTCTGCCTCGCCTCTAAACGGCGACATGAACCAAACGTTACGCCAGCGCACAGTTGACCAGCTAAAGAAAGGTCAGCTAGACATGGTAATCGCCACGGACGTAGCCGCCCGAGGGCTCGATGTAGAACGTATTAGCCACGTTCTTAACTACGATATTCCCTACGATGACGAAGCCTACGTTCACCGCATTGGCCGAACCGGTCGAGCTGGACGAAAAGGTAAAGCAATTCTCTTCGTCGCTCCTCGTGAGCGCCGTATGTTGCGTTCAATCGAAAAAACTACTCGACAAAAAATCTCACAAATGCAATTGCCTTCACGAGATGAACTGATCGATCGACGCGCAACAGCATTCAAAACGTCGGTACTGGAAGGGTTAAATAACGAAGATAAAGGCTTTTTTCAAAAGATAGTTGCTGAGCTTTGCCACGAGCAAGAAGCCAGCCCAGAAGATATTGCAGCAGCACTCGCCTACTTACTGCAAAAAGATCGGCCTTTATTGCCACCAAAAGAAAAGCCAAAAGCGAAAAAACCCGAACAAACACATAAAGAACGCAGCAAAGACAGCAAAGACGGAAAATACATTCCAAACCTAGGTAACGCGCAGACCTTGCGTGAGTACCCAGAAATTGTAATGGAGCGTTTTCGGCTAGCGGTAGGCCATAAAGATCAAGTGACGCCGAGAGAAATTGTAGGCGCCATCGCTAACGAAGCCGATATTGATGGTTGCTACATTGGGCAAATAAAAATTTACGACAACTACAGCACGGTTGACCTACCCGCTGGAATGCCTAACGAGCTACTCGAAACCCTAAAGAAAACTCGAGTAAAACAACGTCAATTGAACATCGAACGCGGTGCAGATTCATCCACCGACGGCAAAGAGAATGATTCAAATAATGGCAAACCGTCTAACCGGCCACCCCGCGCTAACAAAAGCGGCGAGAAAAGCCGTAAGCCAAAACGTACAGGGGAAGGGAAGAAAAAACGTAAACCGGATTAA
- the sdhD gene encoding succinate dehydrogenase, hydrophobic membrane anchor protein: MVTAVTTWGRSGLYDWLVQRFSAVVLAAYTVLVVGFIVFHPGMTFDDWSGLYGQLWMRVFSLLVLVCTIAHGWIGLWGVLTDYVTTRMMGRSALALRMFILFFYALINVGFLVWGVEILWGFN, from the coding sequence ATGGTAACGGCCGTAACAACTTGGGGGCGCAGCGGCCTCTACGACTGGCTCGTGCAGCGTTTTAGTGCTGTTGTTCTTGCCGCTTATACTGTTTTGGTGGTGGGCTTTATAGTGTTTCATCCGGGCATGACGTTTGATGACTGGTCGGGATTGTACGGCCAGCTGTGGATGCGCGTATTCAGCCTTTTAGTTTTAGTGTGCACTATCGCGCATGGTTGGATTGGTTTGTGGGGTGTTCTCACAGACTATGTCACAACACGTATGATGGGTCGCTCTGCTTTAGCGCTACGTATGTTTATATTATTTTTCTATGCACTAATCAATGTTGGTTTCCTCGTTTGGGGCGTTGAGATTTTGTGGGGGTTCAATTAA
- a CDS encoding DUF58 domain-containing protein yields the protein MRPSKKLLNCVLLWFGSGLVLFAVRVLAAHSPVDTDNIAVSNQFVGLESVWWSVTVALLLIAVMDLFRHRSFKQVSVVRDLPHSMALGVSASVKLELYNSHSFTLTMDLTDMYPHCIVAESLPLRLTIGADCKRSVIYPVMPVKRGEALFGETCLRIFTRWGLWQRVERIGETESVKIYPNFAPIANSASVGLEHQIAQMGIHLQQRRGEGSDFHQLREFREGDSLRQIDWKATSRQRKPISREYQDERDQDIIFMLDCGRRLRNKDDEISHFDHALNALLLTGYVALRQGDAVGMMSFAGEQRWLSPRKGPSRINAMLNQLYDLHSTTQTSDYLQAAEQFLQRKSKRSLVILITNVRDEDVDDLSAAIDLLSKKHIVMVASLRDVFLDRQMEKAVASFSDALTYCGTSDHIQRRRRVLSMLQSKGTIITDSLPETLHLNLVSEYLKLKRSGRL from the coding sequence ATGAGACCAAGCAAAAAACTTTTAAATTGTGTATTGCTTTGGTTTGGCTCTGGCTTGGTGCTTTTTGCTGTGCGTGTTTTGGCCGCTCACAGCCCGGTGGACACTGATAATATTGCGGTAAGTAACCAATTTGTCGGTCTTGAAAGCGTATGGTGGTCGGTTACGGTAGCCTTACTGCTTATCGCGGTGATGGATTTATTTCGGCACCGTTCGTTTAAGCAGGTGTCGGTGGTGCGTGATTTGCCTCATAGCATGGCGTTGGGTGTAAGCGCATCGGTTAAGTTGGAACTCTATAACAGCCATTCGTTTACGCTTACGATGGATTTGACTGATATGTATCCCCATTGCATTGTAGCGGAGAGCCTGCCGTTACGATTGACAATAGGTGCTGATTGTAAGCGGTCGGTTATCTACCCGGTAATGCCGGTTAAGCGAGGCGAAGCGCTGTTTGGCGAAACGTGCTTGCGTATTTTTACGCGTTGGGGGCTGTGGCAGCGTGTAGAGCGTATTGGTGAAACAGAATCCGTAAAAATTTACCCTAACTTTGCGCCTATTGCTAATTCTGCGAGTGTTGGCTTGGAGCATCAAATTGCACAAATGGGCATTCATTTACAACAACGGCGGGGTGAAGGAAGCGATTTTCATCAGCTGCGCGAGTTTAGAGAAGGAGATTCTCTGAGGCAAATTGATTGGAAGGCGACTTCTCGTCAGCGTAAGCCCATATCCCGTGAGTACCAAGATGAACGCGACCAAGATATTATATTTATGTTGGATTGCGGGCGGCGTTTACGTAATAAAGACGATGAGATTAGCCATTTTGATCATGCGTTGAATGCGTTGTTGTTGACGGGATATGTAGCGTTACGTCAAGGCGATGCGGTGGGTATGATGAGTTTTGCCGGAGAGCAACGATGGCTGTCTCCTCGTAAAGGTCCCTCGCGTATTAACGCGATGCTTAATCAGCTTTACGATTTGCATAGTACTACGCAGACAAGTGATTATTTGCAGGCTGCAGAGCAGTTTTTGCAACGAAAAAGTAAACGCTCTTTAGTTATTCTTATTACCAATGTTCGAGACGAAGATGTCGATGATCTCTCTGCAGCAATCGACTTATTGTCGAAGAAGCACATTGTGATGGTTGCGAGTTTGAGAGATGTATTTTTAGATCGTCAAATGGAAAAGGCTGTTGCTAGTTTTAGTGATGCGCTGACGTATTGTGGGACAAGCGATCATATTCAGCGTCGACGGAGAGTGCTTAGTATGTTGCAGAGTAAAGGCACAATCATAACGGATTCATTGCCTGAGACGTTGCATTTAAATTTGGTGAGCGAGTATTTAAAACTAAAACGCAGTGGGCGATTGTAA
- a CDS encoding ABC transporter ATP-binding protein, whose product MIHANNIGRRYGEFTAVGNVSFDIQAGEIVGLLGHNGAGKTTIMKMLTGYIEPSTGSITINSVPLSENTDELQQLIGYLPENLPVYPEMTVMDYLYYCAQMRNIEPLQLDEHVAVAIQKTELASKALNPISTLSRGFKQRVGVAQALIHNPKILILDEPTNGLDPHQTQQMRTLIRTLATHATVIISTHIMQEVDALCDRVLILDSGGLAVDQSMEELRRSNIIALNTNANLAAVNASLASYYLDNQLVDSAAAALIKTLDNINTYHIPVGESANTAELCNGIIQDLIANKYRIFAIHPLMRDLESVFRRIHLNNKTATQNEASHAV is encoded by the coding sequence ATGATTCACGCAAACAACATCGGTCGTCGATACGGTGAGTTCACCGCCGTCGGCAACGTCTCTTTTGATATTCAAGCGGGAGAAATTGTTGGCCTTCTCGGCCACAATGGTGCGGGAAAAACGACCATCATGAAAATGCTCACAGGCTACATTGAGCCAAGCACAGGAAGCATTACGATAAACAGCGTACCTCTCAGCGAAAACACCGACGAATTACAGCAACTTATTGGCTACCTACCCGAAAATTTACCTGTTTACCCTGAAATGACCGTAATGGATTACCTTTATTATTGCGCCCAAATGCGCAATATTGAACCCCTACAACTGGATGAGCATGTTGCCGTCGCTATACAAAAAACAGAACTCGCCAGCAAAGCCTTGAATCCTATATCAACCTTATCCCGCGGTTTTAAACAGCGTGTCGGCGTAGCGCAAGCGCTCATTCACAACCCTAAAATTCTAATACTAGATGAGCCCACCAATGGCCTCGACCCACACCAAACACAGCAAATGCGTACGCTTATTCGCACCCTGGCAACACACGCAACCGTTATTATCTCCACTCATATCATGCAGGAAGTAGATGCGCTATGCGATCGAGTACTTATTTTGGATTCAGGCGGGCTAGCGGTGGACCAATCCATGGAGGAGCTGCGCCGAAGCAACATCATTGCCCTTAACACCAATGCGAATTTAGCCGCCGTAAACGCCAGCCTAGCAAGCTACTACCTAGACAATCAATTAGTAGACTCCGCAGCAGCCGCACTTATAAAAACGCTCGATAACATCAACACTTACCACATTCCGGTCGGTGAAAGCGCAAATACTGCAGAACTCTGTAACGGAATCATCCAAGATCTGATTGCTAATAAGTACCGAATATTCGCCATTCACCCACTCATGCGCGATTTAGAAAGCGTGTTTAGACGCATTCACCTCAACAACAAAACCGCAACCCAGAACGAGGCGTCTCATGCTGTTTAA
- the sdhC gene encoding succinate dehydrogenase, cytochrome b556 subunit codes for MNKNRPVNLDLSTIKFPVTAIVSILHRVSGVVMLGGVIVLLYMLDMSLSSEKSYDELASLMALPWAKLILWAVLSALAYHFVAGVRHLIMDLGVGESLEGGKLGAKISIFLSVVLIISAGFWVW; via the coding sequence GTGAATAAGAACAGACCTGTTAATCTGGATCTCTCAACTATTAAGTTTCCTGTAACGGCAATTGTCTCCATATTGCATCGCGTCTCCGGTGTGGTAATGCTAGGCGGTGTGATCGTATTGCTTTATATGCTTGATATGAGTTTGTCCTCCGAAAAATCCTACGACGAATTAGCAAGCTTGATGGCGCTGCCATGGGCAAAACTAATTTTATGGGCTGTGCTATCTGCACTGGCTTATCACTTTGTTGCCGGTGTTAGGCATCTTATTATGGACTTAGGTGTAGGTGAGTCACTAGAAGGTGGAAAGCTTGGCGCCAAGATCTCCATATTCCTTTCTGTTGTGTTAATCATTTCTGCGGGGTTCTGGGTATGGTAA
- the gltA gene encoding citrate synthase produces the protein MTDKKASLTVDGLGETIELPVYAGTTGPEVIDVRALTGKGYFTYDPGFVSTASCESKITYIDGDKGVLLHRGYPIDTLAKNSDYLESCYLLLHGELPSESEYSEFVNIITNHTMVHESISRFFRGFHYDSHPMAMMCGIVGALSAFYHDSLDINNARHRIISAHRLIAKMPTLAAMCYKHSQGQPFMYPDNNLGYAENFLHMMFGSPCNDPDVNPVIARAMDRIFLLHADHEQNASTSTVRLAGSSGANPFACIAAGIATLWGPAHGGANEAVLNMLEEIGDEKNIDKFVARAKDKDDPFRLMGFGHRVYKNFDPRATVMKETCDEVLEELGLGDDPLLKIAKRLEQIALEDPYFIEKKLYPNVDFYSGIIMKAIGIPTDMFTVIFATGRTVGWIAHWHEMITDGYKIGRPRQLYKGATTRDFPERATRPPANPSIF, from the coding sequence ATGACTGATAAGAAAGCAAGCTTAACGGTCGATGGCCTGGGCGAAACCATTGAGTTACCGGTATATGCCGGTACCACTGGCCCAGAAGTTATCGACGTGCGAGCCTTAACAGGCAAAGGCTACTTCACATACGACCCCGGTTTTGTTTCTACCGCGTCTTGCGAATCTAAAATCACTTATATTGATGGCGACAAGGGTGTACTTTTACACCGCGGATATCCCATCGACACCCTTGCAAAAAATTCCGATTATTTGGAAAGCTGTTATTTATTGTTGCACGGCGAACTACCATCAGAAAGCGAATACAGCGAATTCGTTAACATTATTACAAACCACACAATGGTTCATGAATCGATCTCACGCTTCTTTCGTGGTTTTCATTACGATTCCCACCCTATGGCAATGATGTGCGGCATAGTCGGAGCATTATCGGCTTTTTACCATGACTCTCTCGATATCAATAACGCGCGCCATCGCATCATATCCGCACACCGCTTAATCGCCAAAATGCCAACCCTCGCAGCGATGTGTTACAAACACTCTCAAGGCCAGCCTTTCATGTATCCAGACAACAATTTGGGATACGCCGAAAACTTTTTACATATGATGTTTGGCTCACCGTGCAATGACCCCGACGTAAACCCTGTTATTGCCCGCGCAATGGATCGCATATTCTTACTACACGCCGATCACGAACAAAACGCCTCAACGTCCACCGTTCGCTTAGCAGGTTCATCAGGCGCCAACCCCTTTGCCTGTATTGCGGCTGGTATTGCCACCTTATGGGGGCCCGCACACGGCGGCGCCAACGAAGCCGTTTTAAACATGCTTGAAGAGATTGGCGACGAGAAGAACATCGATAAGTTTGTTGCTCGCGCAAAAGACAAAGATGACCCCTTCCGCCTAATGGGGTTCGGGCATAGGGTTTACAAAAACTTCGACCCTCGCGCCACCGTAATGAAAGAAACCTGCGATGAAGTACTAGAAGAACTAGGCCTAGGTGACGACCCCCTATTAAAAATAGCTAAGCGCTTAGAGCAAATTGCACTGGAAGACCCCTACTTCATCGAAAAGAAACTCTACCCTAACGTAGATTTCTATTCTGGGATTATTATGAAGGCCATCGGTATTCCTACCGACATGTTCACCGTTATTTTTGCAACAGGTCGAACGGTTGGCTGGATAGCTCACTGGCACGAAATGATCACCGACGGCTATAAAATTGGCCGCCCGCGCCAACTCTACAAAGGTGCTACCACTCGCGACTTCCCTGAACGTGCGACACGACCACCCGCGAACCCGTCTATATTCTAA
- a CDS encoding Gldg family protein: MLFKNRLFSRSSLYIASKELNLFFASPIAWLFLGVFIASTLFIVFWAESYFSRNIADIRPMFEWMPIVLIFLSAALTMRMWSEERKNGTLEHVLTLPASSWEFVIGKFSACKILLVLALALTLPLPITISIMGNLDWGPVLSGYLATLFLGTAYIAIGLYISSRSDNQIVSLILTVIVCSVFYFLGSPVLLKLVSNDTAETLRALGSGSRFESITRGVLDIRDFYYYFSICVVFLVLNRYGLEQDRWASDGNRRLHNRWKIGTALIIGNLLALNFVLAPMSGLRLDTTEGKIYSISNATRNYLNQLQEPLLIRGYFSAKTHPLLAPLVPQVQDLLKEYAAVNKHNVRVEIVDPASNPEAEEEAGSKYGIKPVPFRIADRYQSSVVNSYFNLLIRYGNEYKVIGFEDLIEVKAGNNNDLDVQLRNPEYDITNAIKKILYAYQSGGNLFSTIQKKLKLTAYVSSDERLPASLKELNRNLHALLEKTAHDSNHTFSYDFIDPEAGDGSMAKALADTYGFQPMASSLFDTNTFYYYLVLSNDELAVQITLPEESDEAALKRTLDSGLKRFAQGFTKTIGLVTPEANPYAAQMGQPAPPSFNALQQILNENTTAKPTNLSTGKVPDDIDLLVIMAPDQLDEKSIFAIDQFLMQGGTVILATSPFLSRIQPSAITASEQASNVEDWLLHNGLSLEKTFVLDAQNSAFPIPVSREVGLFSVQELSVLDYPYFIELREKELNQENAITKNLPQLSLPWASPIIIDSGKNSGRTIIELATSSVDSWLSSDLDIHPKVREDGSAGFDVGVLSGQQLLATSISGRFESYFKNKESPLLQKDTTQETNHSSAVISSIVRHSPESARIILIGSNSFAEDNLLRLQSSMSDHNYMNPLQFITNAVEWSLEDEGLLSIRSRSHFNRTLPPLEDKQRHFWEALNYALGFLGIALLYLFVYWQKRQRHNRYQRLLLTLNDTQARPSPHTEAAE, from the coding sequence ATGCTGTTTAAAAACCGTCTTTTTAGCCGATCATCCCTATACATTGCAAGCAAGGAGCTAAACCTTTTCTTTGCCTCACCTATCGCGTGGTTATTTCTAGGTGTTTTTATCGCGAGCACACTATTTATCGTATTTTGGGCTGAGTCGTATTTTTCACGCAACATTGCAGATATTCGCCCGATGTTCGAGTGGATGCCCATTGTATTAATATTTTTAAGTGCCGCGTTAACAATGCGCATGTGGAGCGAAGAAAGAAAAAACGGTACACTCGAGCACGTATTAACACTGCCGGCTTCCAGCTGGGAATTTGTTATAGGTAAATTTTCGGCCTGCAAAATATTATTAGTGTTAGCCCTAGCACTAACACTACCACTGCCCATCACCATTTCTATTATGGGCAATCTCGATTGGGGCCCAGTACTGAGCGGCTACTTAGCCACCCTATTCTTAGGCACCGCCTACATCGCAATCGGGCTCTATATCTCAAGCCGTAGCGACAACCAAATTGTCAGTCTCATTCTCACTGTTATTGTCTGTAGCGTTTTTTACTTTCTAGGTTCACCGGTGCTGTTAAAACTTGTCAGCAACGACACCGCAGAAACACTACGCGCACTCGGCTCCGGCTCTCGCTTTGAATCCATTACCCGTGGCGTACTCGATATCCGCGATTTTTATTATTACTTCAGTATTTGCGTTGTATTTTTAGTGCTTAACCGATACGGGCTAGAACAAGACCGATGGGCAAGTGATGGCAACCGCCGGCTGCACAATCGCTGGAAAATAGGTACTGCGTTAATCATAGGCAATCTTTTGGCCCTAAATTTCGTGCTAGCGCCTATGTCTGGGCTCCGCTTAGACACCACGGAAGGGAAAATCTATTCTATTAGCAACGCCACCCGCAATTATTTAAATCAGCTTCAAGAACCATTACTTATTCGCGGTTATTTTAGCGCCAAAACCCACCCCTTACTTGCCCCACTTGTGCCACAAGTACAAGATTTATTGAAAGAGTATGCGGCAGTAAACAAACATAACGTACGTGTTGAAATTGTCGACCCCGCGAGCAATCCAGAAGCCGAAGAAGAAGCCGGCAGCAAATATGGTATAAAGCCCGTCCCGTTTCGGATCGCAGATCGATATCAATCCTCCGTTGTAAATTCTTATTTTAACCTGCTCATACGATACGGAAATGAGTATAAAGTCATCGGCTTTGAAGATCTTATTGAAGTCAAAGCAGGTAATAATAACGACTTAGATGTACAACTGCGTAACCCAGAATATGACATTACCAACGCCATCAAGAAAATTCTCTACGCTTATCAATCGGGAGGAAATTTATTCAGCACCATACAAAAAAAGCTAAAGCTCACAGCTTACGTTTCAAGTGATGAGCGGCTACCTGCGTCACTCAAGGAATTAAATCGTAATTTACACGCTCTGCTCGAAAAAACTGCCCATGATTCAAACCATACATTCTCATACGATTTTATAGACCCCGAAGCAGGTGACGGCTCAATGGCAAAAGCTTTGGCCGATACCTATGGCTTTCAACCCATGGCATCAAGCCTGTTCGACACGAATACCTTCTACTACTATTTGGTACTCAGCAATGATGAACTAGCCGTTCAAATTACACTGCCAGAAGAAAGTGATGAAGCAGCCTTAAAACGTACACTTGATTCTGGGTTGAAACGCTTTGCACAAGGGTTCACCAAAACCATTGGCTTAGTAACGCCAGAAGCCAACCCTTATGCTGCTCAAATGGGGCAGCCAGCACCGCCAAGCTTTAACGCTTTACAACAAATCCTAAATGAAAACACCACCGCAAAACCAACCAATCTGAGCACAGGAAAAGTACCCGACGATATAGACCTGTTAGTGATCATGGCGCCCGACCAGCTAGATGAAAAATCGATATTTGCTATTGATCAATTCTTAATGCAAGGTGGAACAGTAATCTTAGCTACCTCTCCTTTTCTCTCTCGCATACAGCCCAGCGCCATTACCGCCAGTGAACAAGCCTCTAATGTAGAGGATTGGCTATTACATAACGGGCTAAGCCTAGAAAAAACATTTGTGCTCGACGCGCAAAACTCTGCCTTTCCCATTCCGGTTTCTCGTGAAGTAGGGTTGTTTTCAGTACAAGAGCTAAGCGTGCTCGACTACCCGTACTTTATTGAACTGCGTGAAAAAGAGCTCAACCAAGAAAATGCCATTACTAAAAACCTCCCTCAACTAAGTCTCCCATGGGCGTCTCCAATAATAATCGATAGTGGTAAAAACTCAGGGCGAACGATTATTGAGCTCGCCACAAGCTCGGTAGACAGTTGGCTAAGCAGCGATTTGGATATTCATCCCAAAGTGCGCGAAGATGGCAGTGCAGGTTTTGATGTTGGCGTTTTAAGCGGACAACAGCTATTAGCCACGAGTATTTCGGGACGATTCGAATCCTACTTTAAAAACAAAGAATCTCCGCTACTCCAGAAAGATACAACGCAGGAAACCAACCACAGCTCAGCGGTAATCAGTAGTATTGTCAGACACTCTCCCGAATCCGCGCGTATAATTTTAATTGGCTCCAATAGTTTTGCAGAAGACAATTTACTTCGCTTGCAAAGCTCCATGTCTGACCATAACTATATGAACCCTCTCCAATTTATAACTAATGCCGTTGAATGGAGCTTAGAGGACGAGGGTTTACTCAGCATCCGTTCTCGTAGTCATTTTAACCGTACGCTCCCACCACTAGAAGACAAACAACGACATTTTTGGGAAGCCTTAAATTACGCGCTCGGTTTTTTAGGTATAGCTCTGCTTTACCTGTTCGTATACTGGCAAAAACGACAACGCCACAATCGCTACCAACGGTTACTACTCACGCTAAACGACACTCAAGCACGCCCTAGCCCTCATACAGAAGCCGCCGAATGA